The proteins below come from a single Micromonas commoda chromosome 8, complete sequence genomic window:
- a CDS encoding hypothetical protein (contain pfam domains for PF00036.22: EF hand; expressed hypothetical protein) codes for MKAAQGGKSKSQAEDQPEDEEEEEEEAGFGIRGDVEDIEPPAAFAAFANEEAADPVDPDEAADPLEPTEPADAAEQAGPGIEMSKKAANLAKLMKKRAKKGHDMKSWDTKDAIDKIGQSAVPKSMVQESGKGMTIKELFKRYDVDNSGGLDQEELKQVMKDLEVMPSGITEEEAAYTLGEYFKLADENSDGIISWEEFALFYRDLQEVKKSDLDHVPVTVPKKYRNSKEFLEIFVKHCSFGAGQKRVEEMASKSFLKCLNEVDVIDNKQLTEAMVDQVFTKFVKDHPRKRLTYNKFLDALAQICSYKDLDFDDIAGYIHDEGGPKVTGSQGPATMRKTGLPDRSGGSGDDRPKAGTQKLPKKAAPAKEKSRINVLKSGSGKAELTARNVFDKFDDDGQGQIDRVEFKQVCIFLGLDKEEGFDFEEEFDTANKSDTGMISWNEFNVWFNGLKGKAVTKVEKVSSELVNDKEFKTLFEEWANFGIPTKKQKKVAEMQSAGLNKMLMKTGLKKPGIEHAWMDNVFKKHAEKPNAKVMKYRPFLDCLAEIAATDKKKLDDFVKAIKEHGSPKAKATEVDHLGRPIR; via the coding sequence ATGAAGGCAGCGCAAGGTGGTAAGTCGAAGTCCCAAGCTGAAGACCAGCCAGAGGATgaggaagaagaggaggaagaggctGGTTTTGGAATCCGCGGAGATGTTGAGGACATTGAGCCCCCTGCTGCTTTCGCTGCTTTCGCCaacgaggaggctgcggatCCTGTCGACCCAGACGAGGCAGCTGATCCCCTCGAGCCCACCGAGCCCGCAGATGCCGCCGAGCAAGCAGGGCCCGGGATCGAGATGTCAAAGAAGGCTGCAAATCTCGCCAAGCTGATGAAGAAGCGAGCGAAGAAAGGGCACGACATGAAGAGTTGGGACACCAAGGACGCGATTGACAAGATTGGTCAGTCTGCCGTCCCAAAGAGCATGGTGCAGGAGTCCGGCAAGGGCATGACCATCAAGGAACTCTTCAAAAGGTATGACGTGGACAACAGTGGTGGACTTGACCAGGAAGAGTTGAAGCAGGTGATGAAAGATTTGGAAGTCATGCCCTCCGGTATCACTGAGGAAGAGGCTGCGTACACGCTCGGAGAATACTTCAAGTTGGCAGACGAGAACAGTGACGGCATTATCAGCTGGGAGGAGTTTGCCCTCTTCTACAGGGACTTGCAGGAAGTGAAGAAGAGCGATTTGGATCATGTCCCTGTCACTGTGCCGAAGAAGTACAGAAACAGCAAAGAGTTCTTGGAGATATTCGTCAAGCACTGTTCCTTCGGGGCTGGTCAGAAGAGAGTGGAGGAGATGGCGAGCAAGTCGTTCTTAAAATGCTTGAACGAGGTTGATGTGATTGACAACAAGCAGCTGACCGAAGCCATGGTTGATCAAGTCTTTACAAAGTTTGTGAAGGATCATCCGCGTAAGAGGCTCACCTACAACAAGTTCCTGGACGCCCTCGCTCAAATCTGCTCTTACAAGGACCTTGATTTTGATGACATTGCCGGTTACATCCACGACGAGGGTGGGCCAAAGGTCACCGGGAGCCAAGGACCAGCAACGATGCGCAAGACGGGCCTCCCGGATCGATCCGGCGGATCTGGTGACGATCGCCCGAAGGCTGGTACGCAGAAGCTGCCCAAGAAGGCGGCTCCAGCCAAGGAGAAGTCGAGGATCAACGTGCTCAAGTCTGGGTCGGGCAAGGCGGAGTTGACTGCGAGGAACGTCTTCGATAAGTTTGACGATGACGGCCAAGGGCAAATCGACCGCGTCGAGTTCAAGCAAGTTTGCATCTTCCTGGGTCTTGACAAGGAAGAAGGCTTCGATTTCGAGGAGGAGTTCGACACGGCCAACAAATCCGACACTGGGATGATCTCCTGGAATGAGTTCAACGTTTGGTTCAACGGTCTCAAGGGCAAGGCAGTGACCAAAGTCGAAAAGGTATCATCTGAGTTGGTCAACGACAAGGAATTCAAGACTCTGTTCGAAGAATGGGCTAACTTTGGCATTCCCACTAAGAAGCAAAAGAAGGTCGCCGAAATGCAAAGCGCAGGCTTGAACAAAATGCTGATGAAGACGGGCCTTAAGAAACCAGGAATCGAGCACGCATGGATGGACAACGTTTTCAAGAAGCATGCGGAGAAGCCAAACGCCAAGGTGATGAAATACAGGCCTTTCCTCGATTGTCTTGCGGAGATCGCGGCCACGGACAAAAAGAAGCTCGATGATTTCGTGAAGGCAATAAAGGAGCACGGATCCCCCAAGGCGAAGGCCACTGAGGTGGATCACCTCGGTCGTCCGATCCGCTAG
- a CDS encoding predicted protein: MLYRQWRDSCDGVRQGDSNAQLRAALEGRSSQLEEKAAARETAAREHAAFEVMYEAERLKKEERHAREMADIKKKADEAVRVLDQQVAENRKLRAEKAEAAKREVEEMKSRWAAEEARHDADIAAKLAKNMRIGEELKAFKAARQAELAAIKEREEAINRELLEEAMRQKAEEEAREAELKERKKEQALYEAKRQAEKDRAEAARAKLMAEVHADRERQLAQHAIAREMAAEAKITDKLRMRKELAEMDAVEEEHKARVHAQRMKNRLDIEAQIQYKDSLARKQKEDARQAWEGALQAEKDYQSMIDFDAAQARPAVPNYGRKSTAWYH; the protein is encoded by the exons ATGCTGTACCGCCAGTGGCGCGATAGttgcgacggcgtccgccaggGCGATTCCAACGCGCAGCTCAGGGCCGCACTGGAGGGCAGGTCATCGCAGCTCGAagagaaggcggcggcgagggagacggcggcgagggagcacGCCGCATTCGAGGTGATGTACGAGGCGGAGCGACTTaagaaggaggagaggcACGCGCGTGAGATGGCGGACATCAAGAAAAAAGCGGACGAAGCCGTGCGGGTGCTGGACCAGCAGGTGGCTGAGAACCGTAAGCTTCGTGCGGAGAAGGCTGAAGCTGCCAagcgcgaggtcgaggagatgaagtcgcggtgggcggcggaggaggcgcgacACGACGCAGACATCGCCGCCAAGTTGGCGAAGAACATGAGGATCGGCGAGGAACTCAAGGCGTTCAAAGCAGCGCGTCAGGctgagctcgcggcgatcaaggaacgcgaggaggcgatcaACCGGGAGCTCCTGGAGGAGGCCATGCGGCAGaaggccgaggaggaggcgagggaggctgaGCTGAAGGAGCGCAAGAAGGAGCAG GCTCTTTATGAGGCGAAGCGCCAAGCTGAGAAGGATCgtgccgaggcggcgagggcaaaGCTCATGGCAGAGGTGCATGCCGATCGGGAGCGACAGCTGGCGCAGCACGCGATTGCGCGAGAAATGGCTGCTGAGGCCAAGATCACCGATAAATTGCGAATGCGCAAAGAActcgcggagatggacgcggtcgaggaggagcacaAAGCCAGAGTTCACGCGCAGCGCATGAAGAACAGGCTCGACATCGAGGCGCAGATTCAGTACAAGGACTCCCTCGCGAGGAAGCagaaggaggacgcgcgaCAGGCATGGGAGGGCGCACTTCAGGCGGAGAAGGACTACCAGTCTATGATTGACTTtgacgccgcgcaggcgagACCCGCTGTGCCCAACTACGGCAGGAAGAGCACAGCATGGTACCATTGA